In Acipenser ruthenus chromosome 6, fAciRut3.2 maternal haplotype, whole genome shotgun sequence, the following proteins share a genomic window:
- the LOC117410947 gene encoding trophoblast glycoprotein-like: protein MLVAGPLFYIKTRPPYHKKLNHFQTGLVIFVHVLVFAQATTCPQNCECSGLGRTVIVKCVNKDLNAIPQPLPLNVKTLFITGNDIPHLKHDAFPQSLDQLTNLNLSRNKIEVIDPFVFTKMPSLKQLDLSNNRIYKFSPKGFSTNNVLQELNLSSTLFNNSFIEEISALVRNETLVNLVRLELSGNGLMYLPEDMFTSLPNLKTLALRNNSIVNLKNGTFKNLRLKSLDMRENSLKELSNATLDDFDLQPDISIQLADNAWVCDCNIEDLLVWLGRSDAVLDKGELSCAFPDSLRDTRLLEVNISELHCPFCKDMKSVLQTSYVFLGIVLALIGVIFLLVLYLNRKGIKKWIYNIRDACRDHMEGYHYRYEISTDPRLTNLSLNPEV, encoded by the coding sequence ATGTTAGTTGCCGGtcctttattttatattaaaaccaGGCCGCCTTATCATAAGAAACTAAATCATTTCCAAACTGGTTTAGTTATTTTTGTCCATGTTTTGGTGTTTGCACAGGCAACAACTTGCCCTCAAAACTGTGAGTGTTCTGGGCTTGGCAGAACTGTAATTGTGAAATGCGTCAACAAGGACTTGAATGCTATTCCCCAACCGTTACCTTTAAATGTCAAGACTCTCTTTATAACGGGGAATGACATCCCTCACCTCAAACATGATGCATTCCCACAGTCCCTGGACCAGCTAACTAACCTGAACCTAAGTAGAAATAAGATAGAGGTCATTGACCCGTTTGTCTTCACCAAAATGCCAAGCCTGAAACAACTTGATCTGAGCAATAACAGGATTTACAAATTCAGTCCCAAAGGTTTCAGTACCAACAACGTATTGCAAGAATTAAATCTAAGCAGCACCCTATTCAATAACTCCTTCATAGAGGAAATATCAGCTTTGGTTCGGAACGAGACTCTAGTAAACCTGGTGAGGTTGGAATTATCAGGTAATGGTCTGATGTATCTCCCTGAGGATATGTTTACaagcttaccaaatctgaagacACTTGCCTTAAGAAACAATTCCATTGTTAACTTGAAAAATGGGACTTTTAAAAATCTAAGACTTAAGAGTTTGGACATGAGAGAGAACTCCCTGAAAGAACTCTCAAATGCCACCCTGGATGACTTTGACCTCCAACCAGACATCTCTATCCAGCTGGCGGATAATGCTTGGGTTTGTGATTGTAATATTGAAGATCTCCTCGTTTGGCTTGGGAGATCGGACGCTGTGTTGGACAAAGGAGAACTGTCCTGCGCTTTCCCAGACAGCTTGAGGGACACACGGCTCCTTGAAGTGAACATCTCGGAGCTGCACTGCCCTTTCTGTAAAGACATGAAAAGCGTTTTGCAAACTTCTTATGTCTTTCTGGGAATTGTGCTGGCACTGATCGGAGTGATTTTCCTCCTGGTTTTGTACCTGAATAGAAAAGGAATAAAGAAGTGGATTTATAACATCCGAGATGCGTGCCGAGATCACATGGAAGGGTACCATTACAGATATGAAATTAGCACAGACCCACGGTTAACCAACCTCAGTTTGAATCCTGAAGTTTGA